One window of Quercus robur chromosome 5, dhQueRobu3.1, whole genome shotgun sequence genomic DNA carries:
- the LOC126724734 gene encoding alkane hydroxylase MAH1-like, which produces MGLYETTKLLSIPMAIVLLYPEILVAIFLCFLSLCHWRWNKAVFITNWPIVGMLPGLLLHASHVHEFVTRVLKHYEGTVEFKGPWFTGMDFMITSDPMNIHHICSKNFSNYPKGPKFREIFEPLGDGIFTSDNDSWRNQRKVLHSLIRQSKFQLYFEEAIKGKVERSLIPVLDHVSSLGIEVDLQDVFQRLTFDTACLIVLGYDLNCLSIEFPEVEFLKGFDEVEECLLYRHLVPQRCWKLTRWLRIGTEKKLLSACKIFDRHLYEHISSKREELTQKKEEAEFSLLTAMVMEQQEGEMSGITKSNKFLRDTAANLISAGRDTVSAGLTWLFWLVATHPSVEAKILEEIKEHLVDNDNRWRVLDINVLSKLVYLHGAICESLRLFPPVPFEHRCAAKNDVLPSGHCINPNTRMLYSLHSMGRMEGIWGRDCLEFKPERWISERGRIVHVPSFKFTAFNAGARTCLGKDISFIQMKIIASAIIWNYRVQIVEGHLVSPSISIILHMKHGLKVRINKRYV; this is translated from the coding sequence ATGGGACTTTATGAAACTACAAAGCTTCTATCCATTCCAATGGCTATAGTACTTTTGTACCCAGAGATACTAGTAGCAATATTTTTATGCTTCCTTTCTCTGTGCCATTGGAGATGGAATAAAGCCGTATTCATCACAAACTGGCCGATAGTTGGAATGCTCCCGGGCCTTCTTCTCCACGCGTCACATGTGCATGAGTTCGTAACCCGCGTTCTTAAACATTATGAGGGCACTGTCGAGTTTAAGGGTCCATGGTTCACTGGCATGGACTTCATGATCACTAGCGATCCCATGAACATCCACCACATTTGCAGCAAAAACTTTTCCAATTACCCAAAAGGGCCGAAGTTCCGAGAGATTTTTGAACCTCTAGGAGATGGAATTTTCACTTCTGATAATGATTCGTGGAGAAACCAGAGGAAGGTACTCCATTCGTTGATAAGGCAGAGCAAGTTCCAGTTGTATTTTGAGGAAGCTATCAAGGGAAAGGTGGAAAGGAGCCTTATTCCAGTTCTTGATCATGTCTCAAGTCTGGGAATTGAGGTTGATTTACAAGATGTTTTTCAGCGGCTCACCTTTGATACTGCTTGCTTAATAGTTTTAGGTTACGATCTCAATTGCCTCTCCATTGAATTCCCTGAAGTTGAATTTTTAAAAGGGTTTGATGAAGTGGAGGAATGCTTGTTATATCGACACCTTGTGCCGCAAAGATGTTGGAAGTTAACAAGATGGCTTCGTATTGGAACAGAGAAGAAGCTATTAAgtgcttgtaaaatttttgaTCGACATCTATACGAGCACATCTCATCCAAGCGAGAAGAACTGACCCAGAAGAAGGAGGAAGCAGAATTCAGCTTGTTGACAGCTATGGTTATGGAGCAACAAGAAGGAGAAATGAGTGGTATTACAAAATCCAACAAGTTTCTAAGGGACACTGCAGCTAATCTCATATCAGCAGGAAGAGACACTGTCAGTGCCGGACTCACTTGGCTTTTTTGGCTTGTTGCAACACACCCATCAGTGGAAGCTAAAATTCTAGAAGAAATCAAAGAGCACTTGGTGGACAACGACAACAGGTGGAGGGTTTTAGATATAAATGTGCTAAGCAAGCTAGTTTATCTCCATGGAGCGATATGTGAGTCCTTACGCCTTTTTCCACCTGTACCTTTCGAACACAGATGTGCAGCTAAAAATGATGTTCTTCCCAGTGGCCACTGTATCAATCCAAATACGAGAATGTTATACTCTTTACACTCAATGGGAAGAATGGAGGGTATATGGGGCAGAGATTGCCTGGAATTCAAGCCAGAGAGATGGATTTCCGAGCGAGGACGAATAGTGCATGTACCGTCTTTCAAATTCACAGCATTTAATGCCGGAGCAAGGACTTGTTTAGGTAAGGATATAAGCTTcattcaaatgaaaataattgcAAGCGCCATCATTTGGAATTATCGTGTTCAAATAGTTGAAGGCCATCTTGTTTCACCGAGTATCTCCATTATACTTCACATGAAACATGGTTTGAAGGTGAGGATCAACAAAAGATATGTTTGA